In a genomic window of Chrysemys picta bellii isolate R12L10 chromosome 1, ASM1138683v2, whole genome shotgun sequence:
- the LOC135982380 gene encoding cell surface glycoprotein CD200 receptor 2-like, with protein sequence MCLQRVWWPELWLILLWVLCLLRAPFTGANEAVRCERVPAAALGKDVTLKCNFTHSLDVLQVTWQKLEGSSFKNIATYSKAHGTKSIGPFNKRICFNDTSLKASSITFRGVTLEDETCYKCIFNAFPYGFFGRETCLIVQSISPVRTELLSNASTPGVRTAVCSATAKPAPEITWKPEGILIGQPEIHGVKNANGTVTVTSTCNVSVGLLQSNNLQALTCVINHPMGRKEQIIDPLEEYDASDEESKIYIWQVLGIISIILNAIGVTIIIKKSKGNKQSSSMPCTPAEKKNLNQDDGDRYQHQPTPKSQQSVSYQNERQIPGCSQRKRKFFSKQLFSKKNQRDTLVPRAMFQDEKEENEEGNLNHSFAEGIEEIKDSVFKN encoded by the exons ATGTGTTTGCAGAGGGTTTGGTGGCCTGAACTCTGGCTCATTCTGCTCTGGGTACTCTGCCTGCTTAGAGCGCCATTCACAG GTGCCAATGAAGCAGTGAGATGTGAGAGAGTTCCTGCAGCAGCCTTAGGTAAAGATGTGACCCTGAAATGTAACTTCACACACTCTTTGGATGTTTTACAAGTCACCTGGCAGAAGTTGGAAGGCTCTTCATTCAAAAACATAGCTACCTACAGCAAGGCACATGGAACTAAATCCATAGGGCCTTTCAATAAGAGAATTTGTTTCAATGATACAAGTCTGAAAgcatcatccatcacttttcGTGGCGTGACATTGGAGGATGAAACATGTTATAAGTGCATCTTCAACGCATTTCCATATGGCTTCTTCGGCAGAGAAACTTGCCTCATTGTACAAT CGATTTCTCCAGTAAGAACTGAACTCCTTTCGAACGCCAGCACCCCGGGGGTCCGGACTGCAGTCTGCTCAGCTACAGCAAAACCTGCCCCAGAAATCACATGGAAGCCTGAGGGCATCCTGATTGGCCAGCCTGAGATACATGGAGTTAAGAATGCAAATGGCACCGTGACCGTGACAAGCACGTGTAACGTCTCTGTGGGGCTCCTGCAATCGAACAACCTCCAGGCTTTGACTTGTGTAATAAATCACCCTATGGGAAGGAAAGAGCAGATAATTGACCCACTAGAAGAATATGACG catcTGATGAGGAGAGCAAAATATATATTTGGCAAGTGCTTGGCATAATTTCTATTATTCTGAATGCCATAGGAGTCACCATCATCATCAAGAAAAGCAAAGGGAATAA ACAGAGTAGCAGCATGCCCTGCACTCCTGCGGAGAAAAAGAATTTGAACCAAGATGACGGAGATAGATACCAGCACCAGCCAACACCTAAGAGCCAGCAGAGTGTTTCCTATCAAAATGAG CGGCAAATCCCAGGATGTTCTCAGCGCAAAAGAAAATTCTTTTCAAAACAATTGTTTTCAAAGAAGAATCAAAGAGATACACTGGTACCCAGAGCAATGTTTCAAGACGAAAAAGAAGAGAATGAGGAAGGCAATCTGAATCATTCATTTGCGGAAGGGATTGAAGAGATTAAAGACTcggtttttaaaaattag